The window ATATTATATTCAACATCTTCATAATTAATGGCGTCCTTTGCCAAGTCGGTATGCAAATCGCGCATTTCACCATTTATATCAGGACGATCCCAGTCGTAAATACGATACGTAATATCTGATGTTTGTTGTATTTCAGCCAAAAGTACTCCGGCACCAATGGCATGTATTGTGCCTGGAGCGATAAAAAAGGCATCTCCTGGTATTACTTTTTCGGAATGAAGAATATCTGTAATGTTACCTTCGGAAAGTTTTTTCAAGTAGCTTTTTTCATCAACTTTTTTATTAAAACCCAATATAAGCCGAGCGTCTTTTTCTATTTCTACAATGTACCACATTTCAGTTTTTCCAAAACTATTGTGACGGTTTTTAGCTAGTTTATCACCTGGATGTACTTGAACAGAGAGATCCTCTTGAGCATCAATGAATTTAAATAACAAAGGAAATTTACTTCCAAAGTTTGTATATACTTTATTACCAAGTAAGGTTTCTTTATATTTATTGATAACCGTAACTATCGTTTCATTTTTATATATCCCATTTGCAATTATAGAAGTATCGTCATCTAATCCAGAAACTTCCCAGCTTTCACCTATTTTTCCTTTTCCATTTTTATGCAATTTTTGAGATAGTTTATTTCCTCCCCATACTTTCTCTTTTAGAATCGGGATAAACTTTAA of the Marixanthomonas ophiurae genome contains:
- a CDS encoding type I phosphomannose isomerase catalytic subunit, whose protein sequence is MNKTQTLYPLKFIPILKEKVWGGNKLSQKLHKNGKGKIGESWEVSGLDDDTSIIANGIYKNETIVTVINKYKETLLGNKVYTNFGSKFPLLFKFIDAQEDLSVQVHPGDKLAKNRHNSFGKTEMWYIVEIEKDARLILGFNKKVDEKSYLKKLSEGNITDILHSEKVIPGDAFFIAPGTIHAIGAGVLLAEIQQTSDITYRIYDWDRPDINGEMRDLHTDLAKDAINYEDVEYNIAYQDVENSIIPLKSLQYFETNKLNITTNFTRNLAEIDSFVVYMCTEGEAIIETESTSETVKKGETVLIPACFTSIKIKSTSVTLLETYIP